From Bombyx mori chromosome 10, ASM3026992v2, a single genomic window includes:
- the LOC778475 gene encoding putative RNA methyltransferase (The RefSeq protein has 1 substitution compared to this genomic sequence), protein MPEHTRPESAIFIADSNPKNTVEDSHDSLASTIPVLPYYGVDYSTFSHSTLIIGGETEGISEDSYKFASSRNGLRLNIPLIEGVDSLNTGMATAVIACEIKKQFVQAWSKMKKEKVEAELNT, encoded by the exons ATGCCTGAACATACAAGACCAGAATCAGCGATTTTCATAGCTGACAGTAATCCAAAGAATACAGTTGAAGATAGCCATGATTCTCTGGCTTCAACTATACCTGTTTTGCCATACTATGGTGTTGATTATTCTACTTTTAGCCATAGCACTTTAATTATAGGAGGTGAAACGGAAGGTATTAGTGAGGATAGTTATAA GTTTGCTTCTAGTCGAAATGGACTGAGACTGAATATTCCCCTTATAGAAGGCGTAGACAGTCTGAACACTGGTATGGCGACAGCTGTAATTGCAtgcgaaataaaaaaacaattcgttCAAGCGTGGagcaaaatgaaaaatgaaaaggttGAAGCAGAACTTAACacataa
- the LOC101739947 gene encoding leucine-rich repeats and immunoglobulin-like domains protein 3 isoform X1, giving the protein MGDSRLLLFITMSLFLSSSTLGEIYFCPLECACLHLYVDCSKKNLVSVPKIPEWAEQLDLSHNKLNNVTNELNTLSNLKVLKLDKNNMNNIPNLQLDEILELNLNRNNIVSIDTNHFPENSSLKILNLNSNHIMTIHEGAIDNLSNLEVLKLNRNEIKSLPNHLFKYQTNLRILELNHNKLHVINALLFQGLSNLTTLKLRFNNIDKIMDGAFFGFKSMNLLQLDHNKIRGISKGWMYGLESLTTLSMSNNLISNIDLGSWELCANLEVLDLSHNHLIEIEGRTFQHLINLETLNLSNNNISSISQESFSYMAHLKALYLNNNKISWTVEDMSGPFSKLQNLHFFNLASNHIKSINSRAFDGLSNLLELNLAGNNITSIQQHAFNSMTNLKKLHMNSSSLLCDCNLLWIVKWIKEKAEQKFITATCAYPSEVRGVSITKLKEENCGDSPKPKIVEHPKTQLAIKGRSASLVCSATANPFNNMSFLWRKNNGNVSNPTVYANVTLSQSGQPRATSTLIIPNISQGDSGKYQCVVTNNFGTTYSSKAKMNIVTFPRFIKTPTNVTVKTGETVTLNCAATGDPTPEISWKKDGGNDFPAARERRMNVMPDDHLFFIVNVKTTDIGVYSCAAKNPAGTIVANATLTVLQEPSFAKVMENKEVISGDSVVLQCMISGSPKPVLKWLKDDTPVVPGERHFLVNDDQLLIITGVQSDDAGKYDCEITNELGTKKHMTQLQVLPPVAIMVNEEDMTGIIIITVVCCAVGTSIIWVVIIYHTRRRMATAVRIPTESLKRTHIVHSDSDSPQMFSDNVSEHSSCKDSGTGDSAKQTSFDGVPMERIEQVHFEPPATNRSYSPVPEAHKLLPSSFKPSIQVCVNTSVTPATYSFSSQSSNV; this is encoded by the coding sequence ATGGGAGACTCTCGATTGTTATTGTTTATAACAATGAGCTTGTTCCTTAGTTCATCGACTCTGGGGGAAATTTACTTTTGCCCATTAGAATGCGCCTGTCTGCATTTATATGTCGATTGTTCAAAGAAGAATTTGGTGTCTGTGCCAAAAATTCCTGAGTGGGCGGAGCAATTGGACCTCAGTcataataaactaaataatgtCACGAATGAATTGAATACGCTAtcgaatttaaaagtattaaaactCGACAAGAATAATATGAACAATATACCGAACCTCCAGTTGGACGAAATACTAGAACTAAACCTCAATAGAAATAACATTGTATCAATAGACACGAATCATTTTCCGGAAAATAGctctttgaaaatattaaatctcAACAGTAATCACATAATGACGATACATGAAGGAGCTATTGATAATTTATCCAACTTGGAAGTATTGAAATTAAACAGAAATGAGATTAAATCTCTCCCAAATCATTTATTCAAGTATCAAACAAATTTGAGAATTCTAGAACTGAATCACAATAAATTGCATGTTATCAATGCACTGCTTTTTCAAGGATTATCAAATTTGACTACTTTGAAACTTAGATTTAACAACATAGATAAAATAATGGATGGTGCCTTTTTCGGATTTAAATCAATGAACCTATTGCAATTGGATCATAATAAAATCAGAGGTATATCAAAAGGGTGGATGTATGGCCTTGAATCTTTGACAACATTATCTATGTCCAACAACTTGATATCTAATATTGATCTAGGAAGCTGGGAACTGTGTGCAAATTTAGAGGTTCTTGATTTATCACACAATCATTTGATAGAAATAGAGGGGCGTACCTTTCAACACCTAATAAACCTTGAAACATTAAATCTTAGTAACAATAATATATCATCTATTTCACAAGAGTCCTTCAGTTATATGGCTCATCTTAAAGCACTTTATTTGAATAACAACAAAATTTCTTGGACTGTAGAAGACATGTCTGGGCCTTTctcaaaattacaaaatttacacTTCTTTAACTTAGCAAGTAATCATATAAAGTCTATAAACTCCAGGGCATTTGATGGTCTTTCCAATCTATTGGAGTTAAATTTGGCTGGAAATAACATAACATCTATTCAGCAGCATGCATTTAATTCTATGACAAACCTGAAAAAACTACACATGAACTCGTCATCGCTACTCTGTGACTGTAATTTGTTATGGATTGTTAAATGGATAAAAGAAAAAGCTGAGCAAAAATTTATCACTGCTACTTGTGCATACCCCTCTGAAGTCAGAGGTGTGTCAATTACAAAACTGAAAGAGGAAAACTGTGGAGATTCGCCAAAACCAAAAATTGTAGAGCATCCTAAAACACAGCTTGCAATTAAAGGGCGTTCTGCTAGTCTAGTTTGTTCTGCAACAGCAAATCCATTTAATAATATGTCATTCCTGTGGAGGAAAAATAATGGGAATGTCAGCAATCCCACTGTATATGCAAATGTGACATTATCACAGAGTGGTCAACCTCGTGCAACATCTACCCTAATTATACCTAACATCTCACAAGGAGATTCTGGTAAATACCAATGTGTTGTAACAAATAATTTTGGAACTACATATTCTTCAAAAGCAAAAATGAATATTGTCACATTCCCtaggtttataaaaacaccaaCAAATGTGACTGTTAAAACTGGTGAAACTGTCACACTGAACTGTGCAGCTACTGGAGACCCTACTCCAGAGATATCATGGAAAAAAGATGGGGGGAATGACTTCCCTGCAGCTAGAGAAAGAAGAATGAATGTTATGCCGGAtgatcatttattttttattgttaatgtaaAGACAACAGATATTGGTGTTTACAGTTGCGCTGCAAAAAATCCTGCCGGCACTATTGTGGCTAATGCTACATTGACAGTATTACAAGAACCTTCATTTGCTAAGGTAATGGAAAACAAAGAAGTCATCAGTGGAGACTCAGTTGTTTTACAATGTATGATTTCGGGATCACCTAAGCCAGTTTTGAAATGGCTAAAAGATGATACTCCAGTTGTCCCTGGCGAAAGACATTTCTTAGTTAATGATGACCAACTATTGATCATAACAGGAGTACAATCTGACGATGCTGGTAAATATGATTGTGAGATCACAAATGAACTGGGAACTAAGAAACATATGACTCAGCTACAAGTATTGCCACCTGTAGCAATTATGGTTAATGAGGAAGATATGACTGGCATCATAATTATAACTGTAGTGTGTTGTGCTGTTGGAACTTCAATAATATGGGTAGTAATTATATATCATACCCGTAGGCGTATGGCAACTGCAGTGCGTATTCCTACAGAAAGTTTGAAAAGAACACATATAGTGCACAGTGACAGTGATTCTCCACAAATGTTTTCAGACAATGTTTCAGAACATTCATCATGTAAGGATAGTGGGACTGGTGATTCTGCTAAACAAACGAGCTTTGATGGTGTTCCTATGGAAAGGATTGAACAAGTACACTTTGAGCCTCCTGCCACCAACCGGAGCTATTCTCCTGTGCCTGAGGCTCATAAACTTCTTCCATCTTCCTTTAAACCATCAATTCAAGTATGCGTTAACACGTCTGTAACGCCAGCTACTTATAGTTTTTCTAGTCAGAGTAGTAATGTTTag
- the LOC101739947 gene encoding peflin isoform X3, which produces MPPGQLEIGHGPYPSIGVGGTITPQVQQWFRAVDKDQSGFITSTELRSALVNAQGQTFSETACNLMIGMFDKDRNGQINLDEFDKLYTYVNQWLAVFKTYDTDQSGFIDEGELSKALTQMGFRFSPEFINILTKRSNTNDGKISVDQFIVMCVQIQRFTEAFRVRDTEQNGTVTIAFEDFLTIALSCSI; this is translated from the exons ATGCCACCAGGCCAATTAGAAATTGGACATGGACCGTACCCTTCCATTGGAGTTGGGGGTACTATTACGCCCCAAGTACAGCAGTGGTTCCGAGCTGTAGATAAAGATCAATCTGGATTCATTACTTCGACAGAACTAAGATCAGCGTTGGTGAACGCTCAAGGTCAAACTTTTTCCGAAACTGCTTGCAATCTGATGATTG GTATGTTCGACAAAGACCGCAACGGGCAGATTAATCTCGATGAATTTGATAAGCTTTATACTTACGTGAATCAATGGTTAGCTGTATTCAAAACCTACGATACGGATCAATCTGGTTTCATAGATGAAGGCGAACTTTCTAAAG CTCTGACACAAATGGGATTCCGGTTCTCACCagagtttataaatattttaacgaaacgGAGTAACACAAATGATGGAAAAATTTCCGTGGACCAGTTTATTGTGATGTGCGTTCAGATACAACGTTTCACTGAAGCATTTCGAGTACGCGATACCGAACAAAATGGGACGGTTACCATAGCCTTTGAAGACTTCCTTACTATTGCCCTGAGCTGTTCTATTTGA
- the LOC101739947 gene encoding peflin isoform X2 has translation MAYNSGYPGQAAYGGMPPGQLEIGHGPYPSIGVGGTITPQVQQWFRAVDKDQSGFITSTELRSALVNAQGQTFSETACNLMIGMFDKDRNGQINLDEFDKLYTYVNQWLAVFKTYDTDQSGFIDEGELSKALTQMGFRFSPEFINILTKRSNTNDGKISVDQFIVMCVQIQRFTEAFRVRDTEQNGTVTIAFEDFLTIALSCSI, from the exons ATGGCCTACAAT TCCGGATATCCAGGACAGGCAGCTTACGGTGGAATGCCACCAGGCCAATTAGAAATTGGACATGGACCGTACCCTTCCATTGGAGTTGGGGGTACTATTACGCCCCAAGTACAGCAGTGGTTCCGAGCTGTAGATAAAGATCAATCTGGATTCATTACTTCGACAGAACTAAGATCAGCGTTGGTGAACGCTCAAGGTCAAACTTTTTCCGAAACTGCTTGCAATCTGATGATTG GTATGTTCGACAAAGACCGCAACGGGCAGATTAATCTCGATGAATTTGATAAGCTTTATACTTACGTGAATCAATGGTTAGCTGTATTCAAAACCTACGATACGGATCAATCTGGTTTCATAGATGAAGGCGAACTTTCTAAAG CTCTGACACAAATGGGATTCCGGTTCTCACCagagtttataaatattttaacgaaacgGAGTAACACAAATGATGGAAAAATTTCCGTGGACCAGTTTATTGTGATGTGCGTTCAGATACAACGTTTCACTGAAGCATTTCGAGTACGCGATACCGAACAAAATGGGACGGTTACCATAGCCTTTGAAGACTTCCTTACTATTGCCCTGAGCTGTTCTATTTGA